The Choloepus didactylus isolate mChoDid1 chromosome 26 unlocalized genomic scaffold, mChoDid1.pri SUPER_26_unloc2, whole genome shotgun sequence genome has a window encoding:
- the LOC119525760 gene encoding zinc finger protein 596-like has translation MAFKDIAVDFTQEEWTLLDSSQRKLFREVMLENINHLVSVGLSDLSLTLFMGAIVEGIQVCKLDVLSQLSQGKKVWREGIGLTQNHCPGKKSPCKKQKMTVLHLTCRKDHSDMSSQISHTQQNSFQYNHLLEDSTLRSTVTKHALIPMGKKPFLWKPLGKVLSDHSSFNQHKQIHNTSKSYECHRSSKTCIESSGHRQFSRTQIGNKPCECTLFRKTFHLRQHEKIRTGGKLCECPLCGKAFSQSNLQEYERAHTGEKHYESHLCGKAFSNHSNLKQHEITHTGEKCYECYTCGKAFHYRSALRAHDRTHTGEKLHECYLCGKAFTQRSYLRHHERTHSGEKPYACHICGKAFRHCSTLRQHERTHTGEKPYECNTCGKVFKYSLSLMLHERNHTGEKPYECHTCGKTFPRSSTLRQHERIHTGEKPYECNTCGKVFIRSYSLMQHERTHTGEKPYECNTCGKGFIRSYSLMQHERTHTGEKPYECCTCGKAFTRSSRLRIHERTHTGEKPYKCHTCGKAFKCSYALRVHERTHTREKPFECYTCGKAFTRSSHLRIHERTHTGEKPYKCHTCGKAFKCFSALRLHERSHTGEKPYECHLCGKTFRQSGTLREHKKTHCGKKPYACHTCGKAFRYTSSLRRHERTHT, from the coding sequence ATGGCTTTCAAAGATATAGCCgtagacttcacccaggaagagtggaCATTGCTAGACTCgtcccagagaaagctgttcagagaagtgatgctggagaatatcaaccATCTGGTCTCAGTCGGACTCTCCGATCTCTCTTTGACCTTGTTCATGGGAGCAATAGTAGAAGGAATTCAGGTCTGCAAATTGGATGTGCTTTCCCAGTTGTCACAAGGAAAGAAAGTTTGGAGAGAAGGAATAGGACTTACCCAAAACCATTGTCCAGGCAAGAAAAGTCcatgtaaaaagcaaaaaatgacagttttgCACCTTACCTGTAGGAAAGACCATTCTGACATGTCATCGCAGATATCTCACACTCAACAGAATTCTTTTCAGTATAATCATTTGCTGGAAGATTCCACTCTCAGATCCACAGTGACTAAGCATGCATTAATTCCCATGGGAAAGAAACCATTTTTATGGAAACCGCTTGGAAAAGTCCTTAGTGACCATTCGTCTTTTAATCAACATAAGCAGATTCACAATACAAGTAAATCATATGAATGCCATCGAAGTTCTAAAACCTGTATTGAAAGCTCTGGCCACAGACAATTCAGTCGAACTCAAATTGGAAATAAGCCATGTGAATGTACTCTATTTAGGAAAACTTTTcaccttagacaacatgagaaaatTCGGACTGGAGGGAAGCTCTGTGAATGTCCtttatgtggaaaagccttcagtcaatCTAACCTTCAAGAGTATGAGAGAgctcacactggagaaaaacacTATGAaagccatctatgtgggaaagccttcagtaatCATTCTAATCTTAAACAACATGAGATaacacacactggagaaaaatgctATGAATGCtatacatgtgggaaagcctttcaTTATAGGTCTGCCCTCAGAGCACATGacagaactcacactggagagaaactccATGAATGTTatctatgtggaaaagccttcacaCAACGTTCTTATCTTAGACACCATGAGAGAACACACAGTGGTGAGAAACCTTATGCATGTcatatatgtgggaaagccttccgtCATTGTTCTACcctcagacaacatgagagaacgcacactggagagaaaccctatgaatgcaatACCTGTGGGAAAGTTTTTAAGTATTCTCTTTCCCTCATGCTACATGAGAGAAATCACAccggagagaaaccctatgaatgccatacatgtgggaaaaccttcCCTCGTAGTTCTacccttagacaacatgagagaattcacactggagagaaaccctatgaatgcaacacatgtgggaaagtcttcattCGTTCTTATTCCCTCatgcaacatgagagaactcacactggagagaaaccctatgaatgtaacaCATGTGGGAAAGGCTTCATTCGTTCTTATTCCCTCatgcaacatgagagaactcacactggagagaaaccctatgaatgctgtacatgtggaaaagctttcacCCGTTCTTCTCGCCTCAGaatacatgagagaactcacactggagagaaaccctataaatgccatacatgtggaaaagctttcaaaTGTTCTTATGCCCTCCGAgtacatgagagaactcacacaagAGAGAAACCCTTTGAATGCTATacatgtggaaaagctttcacCCGTTCTTCTCACCTCAGAATACATGAgaggactcacactggagagaaaccctataaatgccatacatgtggaaaagctttcaaatgtttttctgcCCTCAGACTACATGAAAGatctcacactggagagaaaccctatgaatgccatctatgtgggaaaacttTCAGGCAGTCTGGTACTCTTAGAGAACATAAGAAAACACACTGTGGCAAGAAACCCTATGCATGCCATACCTGTGGTAAGGCCTTCAGATATACTTCTTCCCTCAgaagacatgagagaactcatactTAA